A genomic region of Colletotrichum destructivum chromosome 1, complete sequence contains the following coding sequences:
- a CDS encoding Putative The Golgi pH regulator/GPCR-type G protein: protein MPWFSSSSCDESACAAVDPNAPSIVGLLFSLLPFTATFAAVATIANQKIFPKLARVHDAHDGEDHYLPSHAPPSLRQVHAEHGQKSPRRRAAAVVFSVTIALATVLGELILSEISDLVSRRAREVGLRFTVPTLLVLLVGVIPFLEIQSVVSGIGWKFQRNSKGKIPRFAWGVQILAFCAWLFAFWSLGGLVGLDRTATAGGGILRACLERIGVIGISLMAMLSGFAAVSSPWHTLGAVSERRKRPVTDADISRKEAGLDATNEMLLTKRHRLQALERKASESQSASSSSGGFMGKMLGAVRGMGGDEAEMRALRLEIGGLETMEANLHSSLGMMRSRQAADARAATPLGKVLAVPHYIFSLYCLYRILATTLATLRRAYYPSSSFSSSDPINRFLGLLARHWDPKLDQIAWARQISFLLSGVILAASANSVLQTFHLFSKWMPGLLYQAQANLALLIGQITAVYVISAALLLRSNLPREMGSAVGDALEGALEPRFVDWWFEAWFLMSCAVTGLGVWISRKIGSEDWDEYQSEEMGAKRM from the coding sequence ATGCCCTGGTtcagctcttcttcctgcgACGAGTcggcctgcgccgccgtAGACCCCAACGCCCCGTCCATAGTCGGCCTGCTGTTCTCGCTGCTACCCTTCACAGccaccttcgccgccgtcgccaccatCGCGAACCAAAAAATCTTTCCGAAGCTCGCCAGAGTCCACGATGCccacgatggcgaggacCACTACCTACCGTCGCACGCGCCGCCCAGCCTGAGGCAAGTACACGCCGAGCACGGACAAAAaagcccgaggaggagggcggccgccgtcgtttTCTCGGTCACCATCGCGCTGGCCACGGTGCTGGGCGAGTTGATACTGAGCGAGATCTCGGATCTGGTCAGCCGCCGGGCCCGGGAGGTTGGGTTGCGGTTCACGGTGCCCACGCTCTTGGTCTTGCTCGTTGGCGTCATCCCCTTCCTGGAGATCCAAAGCGTCGTTTCGGGCATAGGATGGAAGTTCCAGAGGAACAGCAAAGGCAAGATCCCCCGCTTTGCTTGGGGCGTGCAGATACTGGCCTTTTGTGCATGGCTGTTTGCCTTTTGGAGCTTGGGCGGTTTGGTCGGTCTCGACAGGACGGCGACCGCGGGAGGGGGTATACTGCGTGCGTGTCTCGAGAGAATCGGCGTCATTGGCATCTCGTTGATGGCGATGCTCAGCGGCTTCGCGGCCGTGTCGAGTCCGTGGCACACCCTCGGCGCTGTCTCGGAAAGGAGGAAGCGGCCTGTGACGGACGCAGACATCTCGAGAAAGGAGGCGGGGCTAGACGCCACGAACGAGATGCTTCTGACCAAACGACATCGTCTGCAGGCGCTCGAGCGCAAGGCGTCCGAATCACAGTCTGCATCGTCCAGCTCTGGTGGGTTCATGGGCAAGATGCTCGGTGCCGTCCGCGGCATGGGCggagacgaggccgagatgcgCGCGCTGCGGCTGGAGATTGGAGGTCtcgagacgatggaggcgAACCTACACTCGTCGCTGGGCATGATGCGCTCGcgccaggccgccgacgcccgcgccgcgaCACCCCTGGGGAAAGTGCTCGCGGTGCCTCACTACATCTTCAGCCTCTACTGTCTATACCGGATTCTGGCCACCACGCTCGCGACCCTGCGAAGGGCGTACTACCCAAGCTCGAGCTTCAGCTCCTCGGACCCAATCAACCGCTTCTTGGGGCTGCTCGCGCGCCACTGGGATCCCAAGCTGGACCAGATTGCTTGGGCGCGGCAGATCAGCTTCCTGCTGTCCGGCGTCATACTCGCGGCGAGCGCCAACAGCGTGCTGCAGACATTCCACCTGTTCTCCAAGTGGATGCCGGGTCTCCTTTACCAGGCGCAGGCGAACCTGGCGTTGCTCATCGGCCAGATCACTGCCGTCTACGTCATCAGCGCAGCGCTGCTGCTACGGAGCAACCTGCCAAGGGAGATGGGAAGCGCCGTCGGTGACGCGCTCGAGGGCGCGCTGGAGCCGCGGTTCGTGGACTGGTGGTTCGAGGCGTGGTTCCTGATGAGCTGCGCCGTCACCGGGTTAGGCGTGTGGATCTCGAGAAAGATCGGGAGTGAGGACTGGGATGAGTACCAGTCCGAGGAGATGGGCGCCAAGAGGATGTAG
- a CDS encoding Putative peptidase M20, xaa-Arg dipeptidase, bacterial exopeptidase dimerization, with the protein MSPSEDEEDFVFVSHADAHPAAGPLSPEHLDEISAVVADLADSLWPVNKTIHDNPELGYREFIAHNALTSFMRTQPGWRVTPSAYGMATAWVAVWDSGRKGPVVSFNAEMDCLPGIGHACGHNLIATASLAGALATATLLSRHRLPGKVVLYGTPAEEGGGGKIRLLRAGAYADHAVDLNLISHPGIVADTALMRTSAYASLRAEFFGVEAHAAANPWLGVNALDALVISYNAISVLRQQTMPGDVVQGNITHGGARPNIIHAYAAGDFVVRADSSARLAELRSKVDRCFAAGAEATGAKLRITPTGSYLDHVPNRVLGRSYARYFNALTDPGEPGIPVDQDVDETRGRTMASTDQGDVSYAMPSLSVGFAIPPGEKGQGPHNPEFAEAAGTRVAFERSLRVGKGLAGVAFDVYTKEGMLDDVKTAWKKDMGK; encoded by the exons ATGTCTCCCtctgaagacgaagaggacttcgtcttcgtctcccaCGCAGACGCCCACCCCGCCGCAGGCCCCTTGTCCCCCGAGCACCTCGACGAGatctccgccgtcgtcgccgacctcgccgacagcCTGTGGCCCGTCAACAAGACGATCCACGACAACCCGGAGCTTGGCTACCGCGAGTTCATCGCTCACAACGCCCTCACGTCCTTTATGCGGACCCAGCCCGGCTGGCGggtgacgccctcggcctacggcatggccacggcctgggTCGCCGTCTGGGATAGCGGGCGCAAGGGGCCCGTCGTGTCCTTCAACGCCGAGATGG ACTGCCTCCCCGGCATAGGCCACGCCTGCGGCCACAACCTCATCGCAaccgcctccctcgccggcgccctcgccaccGCGACCCTCCTCTCGCGCCACCGCCTCCCCGGCAAGGTCGTCCTCTACGGCaccccggccgaggagggcggcggcggcaagatccgcctcctccgcgccgGCGCCTACGCCgaccacgccgtcgacctcaaCCTCATCTCCCACCcgggcatcgtcgccgacaccGCCCTCATGCGCACCTCGGCCTACGCCTCCCTCCGCGCCGAGttcttcggcgtcgaggcccacgccgccgccaacccctGGCTCGGCGTcaacgccctcgacgccctcgtcatcTCCTACAACGCCATCTCCGTCCTGCGCCAGCAGACCATGCCTGGTGACGTCGTCCAGGGCAACATCacccacggcggcgcccgccCCAACATCATCCACGcctacgccgccggcgacttcGTCGTGCGCGCCGACTCCagcgcccgcctcgccgagctgcggAGCAAGGTCGACAGgtgcttcgccgccggcgccgaggccaccgGCGCCAAGCTGCGCATCACGCCCACGGGCAGCTACCTCGACCACGTGCCCAATCGCGTCCTGGGCCGCTCCTACGCGCGCTACTTCAACGCCCTCACGGACCCTGGCGAGCCCGGGATCCCCGTCGAccaggacgtcgacgagacccgCGGCCGCACCATGGCAAGCACCGACCAGGGCGACGTGAGCTACGCCATGCCGAGTTTGAGCGTTGGCTTCGCGATCCCACCGGGGGAGAAGGGCCAAGGGCCGCACAATCCCGAgttcgccgaggcggccggcacGAGGGTGGCGTTCGAGAGGAGCTTGAGGGTCGGCAAGgggctcgccggcgtcgcgtTCGACGTGTATACCAAGGAGGGCATGCTGGATGATGTCAAGACGGCCTGGAAGAAGGACATGGGGAAGTGA
- a CDS encoding Putative rossmann-like alpha/beta/alpha sandwich protein: MRPSENWRSVFLLPQSGKKKKKTKGSKDSPSPPSPKSSFPKPQWESQASQQQQHQQQQQRRHTMSGPTPRSMLDIQSPDSDVSPKTQVQPSGKAESDYFTVESQPQRKEEETKGGDAEPLSRVTTLSSIASPSPQSTTESFSAEWPRAESFGGRPRGSSVASLAFAPLRNPSLPQGSQKKTDKERIRASSPPPERFQSHVAFDNLPLGEATKSNTLSLTLDVRHKGYQAQRRSRTFMVGVDEHAYSDYALQWLLDELVDDGDEVVCVRVIEKELRAAETNKAYQDEAQKIMDSIVKRNGLNRAIKIVLEYASGKLHATFQQLIQMHQPAMLIVGTRGRSLGGIQGLVNTRNSFSKYCLQYSPVPVVVVRPTEKREKKKSKRKNDSERQTYVRMLSATGGKHEADSERSSMYNVEVHNTADEEAHQVAKALGLPAAFDPTIKPVDLNALLHPRQQSTASNLSQSSTAGPSRSSAPPSAAGDSDDDDEDDEDDDFEVFSGGQAINSDKLHKMEANEAAAFRQNRKTSLDSSASGADDDDDEDEDQDGESKVSRNSSNS, from the exons ATGAGACCATCCGAAAATTGGCGCAGCGTATTTCTGCTTCCGCAAagcggcaagaagaagaagaagaccaagggCAGCAAAGATAGTCCTTCCCCACCGTCGCCGAAATCGTCCTTTCCGAAACCTCAGTGGGAATCCCAGGCCtctcagcaacagcagcaccagcagcaacagcagcgtCGACACACAATGTCAGGGCCTACCCCGCGGTCGATGCTCGACATCCAAAGCCCCGATTCCGATGTCTCGCCCAAGACCCAGGTGCAGCCTTCCGGCAAGGCAGAATCGGACTACTTCACCGTCGAGTCACAACCGcaaaggaaagaagaggaaaccaagggcggcgacgctgaaCCCTTGAGCCGCGTGACGACGCTCTCGAGTATTGCTAGTCCTTCCCCCCAGAGCACGACGGAGAGTTTCTCGGCCGAATGGCCAAGAGCAGAATCGTTTGGAGGAAGACCTAGAGGGTCATCGGTCGCGTCGTTGGCATTCGCGCCGCTGCGGAATCCGTCCCTGCCACAAGGCagccagaagaagacggacaaGGAGCGTATCAGAGCatcgtctcctccccccgaAAG ATTCCAGTCACATGTCGCATTCGACAACCTGCCGCTGGGCGAAGCGACCAAGAGCAACACGCTCTCGCTGACACTGGATGTCAGACACAAGGGCTACCAAGCGCAACGACGATCTCGCACCTTCATGGTAGGCGTCGACGAACATGCCTATTCCGATTATGCGCTGCAATggcttctcgacgagcttgtcgacgacggagacgaagttgtgtgtgtgcgcgtgatcgagaaggagctcCGCGCTGCCGAGACCAACAAGGCGTACCAGGACGAGGCGCAAAAGATCATGGACAGCATTGTTAAGCGCAATGGCCTGAACCGTGCAATCAAAATTGTGCTGGAATACGCCAGCGGCAAGCTGCACGCGACGTTTCAGCAACTG ATCCAAATGCATCAACCTGCCATGCTCATCGTAGGTACGAGAGGGAGGTCGCTGGGCGGCATACAGGGACTGGTGAACACGCGTAACTCTTTCTCTAAATACTGCTTGCAGTATTCGCCCGTCCCCGTTGTTGTCGTTCGACCAACAGAAAagcgggagaagaagaagtctAAGAGGAAGAACGACTCTGAACGCCAAACTTACGTCCGGATGCTTTCGGCGACAGGCGGAAAGCACGAGGCCGACAGTGAGAGGAGCAGCATGTACAACGTGGAGGTGCACAacacggcggacgaggaggcccaCCAGGTCGCCAAAGCGCTAGGACTCCCGGCAGCCTTCGATCCGACCATCAAGCCGGTCGACTTGAACGCTCTGCTGCATCCCCGACAGCAGTCCACGGCGTCCAACCTCTCGCAATCGAGCACAGCGGGCCCCAGCAGATCGTCTGCGCCGCCTAGCGCCGCTGGTGAcagcgatgatgacgacgaggacgacgaagacgatgattTCGAGGTCTTCTCGGGCGGACAAGCCATCAACTCGGACAAGCTGCACAAGATGGAGGCCAATGAGGCGGCAGCCTTCCGACAGAATCGAAAGACCAGTCTCGACTCCAGCGCCAGCGGTgcggatgatgatgatgacgaggacgaggaccaaGACGGCGAGTCAAAGGTGTCCCGAAATAGCAGCAATAGCTGA
- a CDS encoding Putative translation initiation factor 3 complex subunit L: protein MSGYQNGERPARAVDDDSDVEEEALVNDYKEQVQYEDNIGEDLEQVSSLTMAQQTDDIQSRLAAAAQPLDFSAPLEVKFQSYDSYCSLFHFILNSEGPVDLEPPSYYWAWDVIDEFIYQFNSFSSYRMRIARQGNNEEEMQVLKENPNTWGCYSVLNVLYSLIQRSQITEQLAAMRRNEDPMAVAGEYGNKNLYRMLGYFSIIGLLRVHCLLGDFSLALKTLDDIELNKKAMFARVMAAHFTTYYYVGFSYMMMHRYADAIKMFSHILIYVSRTKNFQKNAQYDSITKKNDQMYALIAICVAFHPTRLDDTIHSALREKYGDQLLKLQRGGPESLPIFEELFRSACPKFISPVPPDFENPESNIDPVEHHLAVFMEEVKINMWSPTVKSYLRLYTTMDLNKLAGFLEVKPDELRSWLLVNKQRTKQLRWTDHPSLLDGDLVNISDLDYAMQGDLIHISEAKVGRKLVDWYLRNLSRTYA, encoded by the exons ATGAGCGGCTACCAGAATGGAGAGCGgcccgcccgcgccgtcgacgatgacagcgacgtcgaggaggaggccctCGTCAACGACTACAAGGAGCAGGTCCAGTACGAGGACAACATtggcgaggacctcgagcaGGTCAGCTCCCTGACCATGGCCCAGCAGACCGACGACATCCAGTCTCGCctcgcagccgccgcccagccccTCGACTTCTCCGCGCCCCTCGAGGTCAAGTTCCAGAGCTACGACTCGTACTGCAGTCTGTTCCACTTCATCCTCAACAGCGAGGGTCCCGTCGACCTTGAGCCGCCCTCC TACTACTGGGCCTGGGACGTCATCGACGAGTTCATCTACCAGTTCaactccttctcctcctaCCGCATGCGCATCGCTCGCCAGGGTaacaacgaggaggagatgcaGGTTCTCAAGGAGAACCCCAACACCTGGGGTTGCTACTCCGTCCTCAACGTCCTCTACTCCCTCATCCAGCGCTCCCAGATCACcgagcagctggccgccaTGCGCCGCAACGAGGACCCCATGGCCGTCGCTGGCGAGTACGGCAACAAGAACCTGTACCGCATGCTCGGCTACTTCTCCATCATCGGCCTGCTGCGCGTCCACTGCCTGCTCGGCGACTTCAGCCTCGCCCTCAAGAcgctcgacgacatcgagcTCAACAAGAAGGCCATGTTCGCCCGTGTCATGGCCGCCCACTTCACCACCTACTACTACGTCGGCTTCTCCTACATGATGATGCACCgctacgccgacgccatcaagaTGTTCAGCCACATCCTCATCTACGTCTCCCGCACGAAGAACTTCCAGAAGAACGCCCAGTACGACTCCATCACCAAGAAGAACGACCAGATGTacgccctcatcgccatctgCGTCGCCTTCCACCCCACCCGTCTCGACGACACCATCCACTCCGCCCTGCGCGAGAAGTAcggcgaccagctcctcaaGCTCCAGCGTGGCGGACCCGAGTCACTGCCCATCTTCGAGGAGCTCTTCCGCTCCGCCTGCCCTAAGTTTATCTCCCCCGTGCCTCCTGACTTTGAGAACCCCGAGTCCAACATCGACCCCGTCGAGCACCACCTCGCTGTCTTCATGGAGGAGGTCAAGATCAACATGTGGAGCCCCACTGTCAAGTCCTACCTCCGCCTCTACACCACCATGGACCTTAACAAGTTGGCCGGCTTCCTCGAGGTCAAGCCCGACGAGCTCCGTTCCTGGCTCCTCGTTAACAAGCAGCGCACCAAGCAGCTGCGCTGGACCGACCACCCCAgcctgctcgacggcgacctcgtcaacaTCAGCGACCTGGACTACGCAATGCAGGGT GACCTCATTCACATCTCGGAAGCTAAGGTCGGTCGCAAGCTGGTGGACTGGTACCTCCGCAACCTGTCCCGCACGTACGCTTGA